A portion of the Krasilnikovia cinnamomea genome contains these proteins:
- a CDS encoding aromatase/cyclase — MTGRPTAAPEHAGESVEHVIDVAAPAEDVYRLLADAGNWAWIFGPFVHLDVAEGGTAGAEERVTVWSHGDGEVHRWVKHRVLHPDRLRIDYRPEQLPPALAAMERSFVVEPAGERAARVRLVHRFRAAGSSAPDDIRDTIDRISDAELAGVKAAAEPLAERPDLLLVFGETVHLPGRPADVYDFLWDAGAWPDRIPHVSEVQVQGTGDAQLVEMRTAEARGGTLTTKTVRIGFPHRAIVFKQLLLPPVGRAHVVRWSLAEESGRTVVTSRHTVLVDAEGARRMLGADTDPGKAAEFVRRELTTKTRLIFDAAGEHLGRAS, encoded by the coding sequence GTGACCGGCCGGCCCACGGCGGCGCCGGAGCACGCCGGCGAGTCGGTCGAGCACGTGATCGACGTGGCCGCGCCGGCCGAGGACGTCTACCGGCTGCTCGCCGACGCCGGCAACTGGGCGTGGATCTTCGGGCCGTTCGTGCACCTCGACGTGGCCGAGGGCGGGACGGCGGGCGCCGAGGAGCGCGTCACGGTGTGGTCGCACGGCGACGGCGAGGTGCACCGGTGGGTCAAGCACCGGGTCCTGCACCCGGATCGGCTGCGCATCGACTACCGGCCGGAGCAGCTTCCGCCCGCGCTGGCCGCGATGGAACGCTCCTTCGTGGTCGAGCCGGCCGGCGAGCGCGCCGCCCGGGTACGCCTGGTGCACCGGTTCCGGGCGGCCGGTTCCTCGGCGCCGGACGACATCCGGGACACGATCGACCGGATCAGCGACGCCGAGCTGGCCGGGGTGAAGGCGGCCGCCGAGCCGCTGGCCGAACGTCCGGACCTGCTGCTGGTGTTCGGCGAGACGGTGCACCTCCCCGGCCGGCCGGCGGACGTCTACGACTTCCTGTGGGACGCCGGCGCGTGGCCCGACCGGATCCCGCACGTGAGCGAAGTGCAGGTCCAGGGCACCGGCGACGCGCAGCTCGTCGAGATGCGTACCGCGGAGGCCCGGGGCGGGACCCTGACCACCAAGACGGTGCGGATCGGGTTCCCGCACCGCGCCATCGTGTTCAAGCAGCTGCTGCTGCCGCCGGTGGGCCGGGCCCACGTGGTGCGCTGGTCGCTGGCGGAGGAGTCCGGGCGCACGGTCGTGACGTCCCGCCACACCGTCCTGGTCGACGCGGAGGGCGCCCGGCGCATGCTCGGGGCGGACACCGACCCGGGCAAGGCAGCGGAGTTCGTCCGCCGGGAGCTCACCACCAAGACCCGGCTGATCTTCGATGCCGCGGGCGAGCACCTGGGGCGGGCGTCGTGA
- a CDS encoding class I SAM-dependent DNA methyltransferase: MYESDNAADVYDLVYQDRKDYRAEAELVAGLVRSRRPDAATLLDVACGTGIHLEAFASQFDHVEGLDLSDAMFSAARRRLPEVTLHLADMRTFDLGRRYDVITCMFSSIGYLSTGPDLERTLQSMARHLTPGGVVVVEPWYFPDTFIDRYVSGHVVTRDGRTVARVAHSTREGDTTRMEIHYLDADKDGIRHHDEVDRLTLFGRDQYESAFTQAGGQVEYVTAESGGPGFFVGVWP, encoded by the coding sequence ATGTATGAGAGCGACAACGCCGCAGATGTGTACGACCTGGTGTACCAGGACCGCAAGGACTACCGGGCCGAGGCCGAGCTCGTCGCCGGACTGGTCCGCTCGCGCCGGCCGGACGCCGCGACGCTGCTCGACGTGGCGTGCGGCACGGGCATCCACCTGGAGGCGTTCGCCTCCCAGTTCGACCACGTGGAGGGGCTGGACCTCTCCGACGCGATGTTCTCGGCGGCGAGGCGCCGGCTGCCCGAGGTGACGCTGCACCTCGCCGACATGCGCACGTTCGACCTCGGCCGCCGGTACGACGTGATCACCTGCATGTTCAGCTCGATCGGCTACCTGTCCACCGGCCCCGACCTCGAGCGGACGCTGCAGAGCATGGCCCGGCACCTGACGCCGGGCGGCGTCGTGGTGGTAGAGCCGTGGTACTTCCCGGACACCTTCATCGACCGGTACGTCTCCGGGCACGTGGTCACCCGTGACGGGCGCACCGTGGCCCGGGTGGCGCACTCCACCCGCGAGGGCGACACCACCCGCATGGAGATCCACTACCTGGACGCCGACAAGGACGGCATCCGGCACCACGACGAGGTCGACCGGCTGACCCTCTTCGGCCGCGATCAGTACGAGAGCGCGTTCACGCAGGCCGGCGGCCAGGTCGAGTACGTGACCGCGGAGAGCGGCGGGCCGGGCTTCTTCGTCGGCGTGTGGCCGTGA
- a CDS encoding multicopper oxidase family protein: protein MLKLAAVGGVAGIVPLEQIAAAADPVPPAESTPFTAVMPIPPVLAPARDSRCDRYDITMRTARVEIIPGLLSTVNTYNGLFPGPTIVAQRGRAVRIRQTNELSVLTGVHLHGGKVPAAHDGHPTDTIAPGASRVYDYPNNQSAAPLWYHDHAHMIEGDNVYSGLSGAYLVTDQQEQSLPLPHGRYDVPLQIRDARVLSDGTLYYTRAQDRPHVLVNGKERPRFEVAARRYRLRIFNTSVDRPFDLRFADGSEFVLIGTDGGLLSEPVRVQSLLLGAGERADVVVDFARYAVGGSVVLVNAAALATENADVMRFDVVCTASDSSKVPGKLAAVPPLPKATVERNFVLAQDWTRGALINGNVYDPNRVDVQTRLGTTEIWTITNADPAGPPPNFHLNHSFHTHLADFRVLDRNGKPPAPTELGCKDVVRIPPGDTVRIAMTWSGYTGRFVFHCHQLPHSEWGQMATIEVV, encoded by the coding sequence ATGTTGAAGCTCGCCGCCGTCGGTGGCGTGGCGGGAATCGTGCCGCTGGAGCAGATCGCCGCCGCCGCCGACCCGGTGCCCCCGGCCGAGTCCACGCCGTTCACCGCGGTCATGCCGATTCCGCCGGTGCTCGCGCCGGCCCGCGACAGCCGGTGCGACCGCTACGACATCACCATGCGTACCGCCCGCGTCGAGATCATCCCGGGCCTGCTCAGCACGGTGAACACCTACAACGGCCTGTTCCCGGGGCCGACCATCGTCGCGCAGCGGGGCCGGGCCGTGCGGATCCGGCAGACCAACGAGCTGAGCGTGCTGACCGGGGTGCACCTGCACGGCGGCAAGGTGCCGGCCGCGCACGACGGCCACCCCACCGACACCATCGCGCCCGGTGCGTCCCGGGTGTACGACTACCCGAACAACCAGTCCGCGGCGCCGCTCTGGTACCACGACCACGCGCACATGATCGAGGGCGACAACGTCTACAGCGGGCTGTCCGGCGCGTACCTGGTGACCGACCAGCAGGAGCAGTCGCTGCCGTTGCCGCACGGGCGGTACGACGTGCCCCTGCAGATCCGCGACGCGCGGGTGCTGTCCGACGGCACGCTGTACTACACGCGGGCCCAGGACCGGCCGCACGTGCTCGTCAACGGCAAGGAGCGGCCGCGCTTCGAGGTCGCCGCCCGCCGTTACCGGCTGCGCATCTTCAACACGTCGGTCGACCGGCCGTTCGACCTGCGGTTCGCCGACGGCTCGGAGTTCGTCCTGATCGGCACCGACGGCGGGCTGTTGAGCGAGCCGGTACGGGTGCAGAGCCTGTTGCTGGGCGCCGGCGAGCGGGCCGACGTCGTGGTCGACTTCGCGCGCTACGCCGTGGGCGGCTCCGTGGTGCTGGTCAACGCGGCCGCGCTCGCCACCGAGAACGCGGACGTGATGCGCTTCGACGTGGTGTGTACGGCGAGCGACAGCAGCAAGGTGCCCGGCAAGCTGGCGGCCGTCCCGCCGCTGCCCAAGGCGACGGTGGAGCGCAACTTCGTGCTGGCGCAGGACTGGACCCGGGGCGCGCTGATCAACGGCAACGTCTACGACCCCAACCGGGTGGACGTGCAGACCCGCCTGGGCACCACGGAGATCTGGACGATCACCAACGCCGACCCGGCCGGCCCGCCGCCGAACTTCCACCTCAACCACAGCTTCCACACCCACCTGGCGGACTTCCGGGTGCTGGACCGCAACGGCAAGCCGCCCGCGCCTACCGAGCTCGGCTGCAAGGACGTGGTGCGGATCCCTCCGGGCGACACCGTGCGGATCGCCATGACGTGGTCCGGGTACACCGGCCGGTTCGTGTTCCACTGCCACCAGCTGCCGCACTCCGAGTGGGGGCAGATGGCCACCATCGAGGTCGTGTGA